The DNA sequence AGACCTCGCTCGTGGCATCCTCCGGCTCCGGGGCCCCGTGACCCCGCAGGTAGCCGTGGACGGCGGGCGCGAGGGCCTCGTAGATCCGTCGCAGCGCCGCCTGGTCACCGCGAGCGGCGGCCGCGAGGTCGTCGTCGGCCGAGGCCTCGGACCCGGCCGCGGACGTGCGGGGGCGGTGGGCCGCCGTGCGGCCCACCGCCGTGCTCGACCCGCTAGCTGTCGTCACCGCCGTCGGACTGGCCGTCGCCGCCCTCCTCGCCGTCGTGGTGGTCGCCCTGGTGGTCGGAGGTCGAGTCCTCGCCGGACTGGTCCTCGCCCTGGTGGTCGGAGGTGGAGTCCTCACCGGACTGGTCCTCGCCCTGGTCGTCCGATGCCTCGGTGGACCGCGTCGGCTCGGGCGTGTGGGTCCGGGTCGGCTCCGGGCTCTCGGTCTCGGTCGGCTCGGGCGCCTGCGTCTCCGTCGGCTCGGGGCTCTCGGTCTCGGTCTCGGTCTCGCTCGGCTCGGGCGCCTGCGTCTCCGTCGGCTCCGGGCTCTCGGTCTCGGTGGGCTCGGGGCTCTCGGTCTCGGTGGGCTCGGGCGCCTGCGTGGTCGTCGCACTGGCCGGCGTCAGGGTGACCTGCTGGTACGAGTGGTGCGACGGTGAGGCCGTCGCTGCCGTTGCGGCGGCTCCGGCGACGCACACGGCGGCCACGGCCACCGCTGCATACACGCGGCGACGGCCGACGAGGGTACGGGGGGAAGCGGGCATGGGGGGACCTTTCCTGCGGCGGCGTCCGTTTCGGACCGTTCACCTACGGTCATCGCCGACAGCGGGCCCTAGGTTACGCCGGGACGAGAAAAGGTCCGCGGAAATCCGCGGACCTCTTGTCGGGGCTCCCCCGGTTGGACTCGAACCAACAACCCTTCGATTAACAGTCGAATGCTCTGCCAATTGAGCTACGGGGGAATGGCTTCGGCGGCATCCCGCCCTCAGCGCTGCGCAACCATAGCAAAGGATGCACGCGGTTCTGAAAACGGGGCGGACGCCGCCGGGTCAGCCCAGCCCGACCTGCTCGCGCAGGTAGGCCAGAGCCGCCTCGGCGGCCTGCGAGACCTCCTCGTCGGAGGCCGGTGTGCCCCTGCCGAGGAGCACCTGCTCGACCAGTGCACCGGTCGCGAGCTCCTGGCGGATCACCGCGCGAGCCGTGCGCCGCCGACCCAGGTCGACCCGCTGGGTGAGCACGACGCTGGCCTGGACCCGCTCGCGAACGGTCTCCGGCACCATCGAGGTCACCCCCAGCGTCCACTGCGTGGGCCGCGCACCGTCGACCCACGTCACCGTCAGCTGGCCGAGCTCGGAGGACCACGTGCCGGCGTCGACCTCGTGCCAGGGGCGGCGCAGGGCGACCCCGGAGGCCTCGCCGCCCTCGGCACCGGCCGCCACGGCATACACGTGGTGGTTGGTGGCGACGACGGTGGTGGCGGTCCCCTCCACCTGGCCCCAGGACAGCACGCGCTCCCCCGCGCCGAGCTCGAGGGCCGACCGGACGCCCTGGGCCAGCCTGGGCCGGCGACGCAGCGAGAGTGCCATCACGACGCCCGCTCGCGCAGCTGGGCGAGCTCGCGCTGCAGGTCCTGCAGCTCGGCGCTGAGCGCTCGCGCCCGGGCCGGGTCGCTGTGCGGGTCGGCCGCCATGCGGCGCATGGCGGACATGGCATCGGCGATCTTGCGGGTCAGGGTGACCTCCTGGACGCGCACGAGGAGCGCGTCGACGTAGCGGCGTTCGGGCAGGCCGGTGGCCTTGTCCATGCGGGTGGGCAGCGCGGCGACGGCGAGCTCGGCGACGAGCCCGCGCACCGACAGCGGGGCGGCCTCGGTCACGCGGTCGGCCCACGCCTTCGCCGAGAGGCCGGGCTGCGGTCCGCCGGCGCCGCGGATGCCGTCGAAGACCGCGCGGTGGGCCGGGGCGGTGAAGGCCGTCGGCTCGATGGCGTCGAGGTCTGCGGCCGAGAAGCTGCTCGGGTACTGCAGGACGGTCTGCAGCAGCTGGCGCTCGGCGAAGACGACCGGGTCGCGCAGGTCGGGCGGCGGCAGCGCGGCGCGGGCCTCCTGCTCCGAGGGCTCCGGGACGGCGTCGGCGTCCGGCAGGCTCGCGCTCGGGCCTGAGTCCTTCTGCGCGTCGCGGGCGGCGATGCGTCCGGCCCGGGCGACCTCGGCCTGGACCTGCTCGACCTCGACGCCGATCCAGCCCGCGACCGTGCGGACGTACTCGGGGCGCATCGAGCTGTCGCGGATCGAGTTCACGATGGGGGCGGCGGCCCGCATCGCCTGCACGCGACCCTCGGCCGTGGACATGTCGAACCGGGCGATGGTGGTCCGCACGGCGAACTCGAACATCGGCACGGCGTCGTCGACGAGGTGGCGCACCGCGTCGTCGCCCTGGGCGATCCGCAGCTCGCACGGGTCCATGCCGCCCTCGGCCACGGCGACGAACGACTGTGAGGCCCAGCGCTGGTCCTCGGCGAAGGCCTTCATCGCCGCCTTCTGCCCCGCGGCGTCGCCGTCGAAGGTGAAGACGACCCGGGCCGGGGCGAGGTCCGCCTCGTCGCGCATGATCCGCCGCAGGACCTTGATGTGGTCGACGCCGAACGCGGTGCCACAGGAGGCGACCGCGCCCTCGACCCCGGCCAGGTGGCACGCCATGACGTCGGTGTAGCCCTCGACCACGACGGCCTTGCGCTCGGCCGCGATCGCCTTCTTCGCCAGGTCGAGGCCGTAGAGGACGGTCGACTTCTTGTAGATCGGCGTCTCGGACGTGTTGAGGTACTTCGCCGCGATCCGGTCGTCGTCGTAGAGCCGGCGCGCACCGAAGCCGACGGTGTCGCCGGTGATGTCGCGGATCGGCCAGACCAGGCGCCCGCGGAACCGGTCGTAGGTGCCACGGCTCCCCCGACCGGACAGGCCCCCGAGGACGAGCTCCTCGTCGCTGAAGCCCTTGGCGCGCAGGTGGCGGCTCAGCTCCTCGCCACCGCGCGGGGCGAACCCGACGCCGAACCGGCGGGCCGCGTCGCCGCCGAAGCCGCGCTCGCGCAGGAAGTCGCGGCCGATGCGCGCCTCCTGGGACTCCAGCAGCCGCTCGAGGTAGAACTCCTGCGCCGCCCGGTGCGCCTCGACGAGCCGGGAGCGGCGCCCCAGGCTCTCGCCGTCGCGCGGGCGCCCGCCCTCCTCGTAGTGCAGCTCGAGCCCGAGCTTGCCCGCCAGCCGCTCGACCGACTCGGTGAAGGTGAGGTGCTCGACCTTCTGCACGAACGAGATGACGTCGCCGCCCTCGCCGCAGCCGAAGCAGTGCCAGGCGCCGACGGCCGGGCGGATCGTGAAGGAGGGCGTCTTCTCGTCGTGGAAGGGGCACAGGCCCTTCATCGAGCCGGGACCCGCGGGGCGCAGCGTGACGTGCTCGCGCACGACGTCCTCGATCGACGAGCGCTCCTTGACGAGCGCGATGTCGTCGGTCTTGATCCGACCCGCCACTGGCCCTCCTGTTCGCCGCCGAGTCTAGGTGGTGGCCCGACAACTCATGTGGCCAGTTCCACAGCACCGCCGCGTGACGTGCGCCGGGACCGCTCAGCGCGGGTATGCCGTGTGCTCCACCTGCGCCCCGACCCGGGTGAACACCCACGTGTTGCCCCCCGACGAGCGTCGTGTGGAACCACGGTTCGGCGAACTGGCCCTTCTCGAAGCGCACGTTCCGCCACAGGAACCAGCGGTTCACGCCCTTGAGGACGAACACGTCGACCGACCCACCGTCCAGCCGGGTGGCCGCCTCGGCGAAGGCCTTCGGGTCGTGCACCGCCGACAGCCGCCACACCTCGGCCTCACGGTGCGGCCAGTGCGCCAGCGAGTTCGCCGAGTTCCCACCGGTGCCGATGTACTGGTACCAGGGGAAGTAGCTCGACAGAGACTCGTCGTAGCTGAGCACCGTCGGCACGGCGCCCCTCCCGTACTCGCGCTCGACCACCGCGCGGACCCCGTCGGCCGGGATGGTCGGCAGCTGCCCGGCCGCTGCGTTGTACCGCGGCCAGCCGCCGTCCGGGAGCTGGGTCGCGTGGGCGAGCCGGGCGAAGTTGGGGGTGTCCCGGTTGTCGGGGTGGCCCAGCCGCTGACCGCCCCAGTACGTCCCGAGCCCCAGCACGACGACGGCGGCGGCCGCCAGCGCGGGTATGCCGGGGAGCACCGCCAGGCGCGCCGGCCCCCGGCCCCCGCGCCGCAGCCGGCCTGCCACGGCGGGCCAGGAGGCCGCGAGCCCGAGCACGAACCCGATGACGAGCACGCCGTCGTAGAGCCGGTCGGTGTACTGGAGGAACCCGGTGTGCCCGGTGCGGTGGTAGCGCCACAGCATCACCCAGCGGTAGGTCATGGCCGACAGCGCGACGGCCAGGAGCACGCGGGCCCAGTCCCGACGCCGGGCGTGCCACAGGAGCAGCAGCAGCCCCCCGGTCAGGACCGCCCCGACCTGGACCGGCCCGTGCCAGGGCAGGTGCAGGGGGTCGCGCTCGATCTCGAACGGCACGAAGAGGTCGGCACTGCCGTCCCCGCCCAACCGCATGAGGTCCGACAGCCAGGGGACGAGGAACCACGACGCGGTGAGGAGCGCCGTCGCCGTGGCCAGGACCAGGTGTCGCAGGTACGGCCAGCGCGGCCCGTGCACCAGGCCGAGGGCGACCACGACGAGCAGGCCGGCGACCGAGAAGACGAGGTAGGCCTGGTAGTCGGTGAGCAGCAGGCCGCCGACGATGCCGGTGGCCCACCACGACAGGGCGGGGGTCCTCGCGCGGCCGAGACGGGCCAGCCCGGCGAGCACCCACGGCGCCATCACCGACAGGGCGGCCACCTCGTGCGCCTCGCGGGGGTCGCCGTAGACGGCGGCGGGCAGGGCGCACAGGGCCAGCGCCAGCGCTCCGGTGACCACGCGCGCCCACAGCAGGTACCCCACCAGCACGGCCAGGCCGCAGAAGGCCACCGAGGCCACGCCGACCAGCGTCCAGGCCGGCTGCCCGCTCAGGGCCGACACGCGCCCGACCACCCAGGGGAAGAGGGGCGGGTACTCGATCGGCAGCCCCTTGACGAGCAGGTCCGTCGAGCCGACGTGCACCGAGAACTTGGTCGCGGCGGCGGTGAGCCGCGCGATGTCGGCCGACATGCCGCCGTACGGGAAGGGCGTCCCGTGCAGCTGGCTCGCGCCGAACTAGCTGACCCAGGCGGCGACGAGCAGCGCCCCGACGTCGGGGCCGGTCCGTCGCGACCGCACCACCAGCGGCACGACGAGCAGGCCCAGCACCGCGAGCACGACGAGCGGCACCGTCTGGCCCCGAGGGCTGAAGGGGTCCACGTAGACGGCGTGCCCGAACACGGCGGCACCGGTGCACCCCAGCGCCCCGAGGACGAGCAGCACGGCCGAGCGGGCCGCGGACGGGAGGGCTCGCTCCCCCTGCTGGAGGAAGGGTCCCGGCGCGGTCATGGCGGGAGGCTAACCGAGGCGCGTGCCGCCCTCGGGCAGGTGAGCCGATTCACTCGTCGAGCGGCCGACCTCGATTCGGACGAGGGCAGGAGCGCAGGTAAGGTAAGCCTTGCCTTTGCAAGCCGATCCGAGTCTGGAGAACCCGCGTGCTCCCTCGCCGCACCGTCCTGGTCGCCCTCGCCTCGACCGCCGCCCTCGCCCTCACGGCCTGCGGCAGCGGCAGCCTCGAGGCCAAGGGCTCGCTCGACCCGGACAAGCTGACCATCTACAGCGCCCAGCACGAGAACCTCACCCAGGCGTGGGCCAAGAAGTTCCAGGAGAAGACGGGGATCAAGGTCCAGATCCGCTACGGCTCGGACTCCTCGATGGGCGCGCAGATCGTGCAGGAGGGGTCCAAGAGCCCTGCCGACGTGTTCCTCACGGAGAACTCCCCCGCGATGACCACCGTGCAGAACGCCGGCCTGCTGGCCAAGGTCGACCCGGCCACGATCGCCCAGGTGGGCGCGGCGTACCACCCCAGCAGCAACGACTGGGTGGGCATCGCCGCGCGCTCGACGGTCCTCGTCTACAACCCGAGCAAGATCAGCGAGGCGCAGCTGCCGAAGTCGATCATGGACCTCGCCGACCCGGCCTGGAAGGGCAAGTGGGGCGCGGCCGCCGGCGGCGCCGACTTCCAGGCGATCGTGAGCGCGATCCTCGCGACCCAGGGCGAGCAGAAGACCGCCGCCTGGCTCAAGGGCCTCAAGGACGGCGCGCAGGTCTACCAGAACAACATCGCCGTGATGAAGGCCGTCAACGCCGGCCAGGTGCCGGTCGGGATCATGTACCACTACTACTGGTACCGCGACCAGGCCCTCACCAAGGCCGGCAGCAAGAACACCAAGCTGCTCTACTTCCGCCACCAGGACCCGGGCGCGTTCGTCAGCATCTCCGGCGGCGGCGTCCTGAAGTCGAGCAAGCACGCGGCCAACGCCCAGAAGTTCCTCGCCTTCGTCACGAGCAAGGAGGGCCAGCAGATGCTCGCCACCAGTGACGCCAAGGAGTACGCCGTCGGCAACGGGGTCGCCTCGGACAAGGCGCTCGAGCCGCTCGACAGCCTCGAGGCCCCCAAGGTCGACCCGTACACGCTCAACGGCCCCAAGGTCATCGAGCTCATGACCCAGGCGGGCATCCTCTAGGTGGCCCGCTCCCCCCGCCCCGTCGCGGGCCCCACCCCCGCAGCAGTGACCGTCGCGGCCCTGGCCGTGGCGGCGCTGTGCGTCGTCCCGCTGGTGGTCGTCGTCGTCAAGGCGTTCGACGTGGGACCGGCGGCGGCGTGGGACCTGCTGTGGCGTCCCCGGGTCGGTGAGCTGCTGCGCAACACCGCCGGCCTCGTCGTCTGCACGGTCGCCCTCACCACGGTGCTGGGCATCGCGACCGCCTGGCTGGTCGAACGGACCTCGCTGCCGGGGGCCCGGTTCTGGCGGGTGCTCATGGTGGCGCCGCTGGCCGTGCCCGCCTTCGTCAACTCGTACGCGTGGGTCACCGTGCGGCCCGACCTCCAGGGGCTGAACGGAGCCGTCCTGGTCACGACGCTGTCGTACTTCCCGTTCGTGTTCCTGCCCGTGGCGGCGGTGCTGCGCGGGCTCGACCAGTCGCTCGAGGACTCGGCGCGCTCGCTGGGCCTCGGCCCGTGGCGCGCGTTCTTCCGGGCCGTGCTCCCCCAGCTCCGGCCGGCCGCCCTCGGCGGGATGCTGCTGGTGTCGCTGCACCTGCTGTCGGAGTTCGGCGTGCTGGCGATGCTGCGCTTCCCGACGTTCACGACCGCGATCCTCGAGCAGTTCCAGGTGGCGTTCTCGAACTCGGCGGGCAGCCTGCTCGCCCTCGTGCTCATCGCCCTGTGCCTGGCGCTGCTCACCGCCGAGCAGCTGCTGCGCGGCACCACCCGGTACGCCCGCCTCGGCCGCGGCACGACCCGCCGGGCCCTGCCCGCTCGCCTGGGCCGCTGGACCGTGCCGGCCCTCGCCGGCATGGCGCTGCTGACCGTCCTGGCCCTCGGGGTGCCCCTCGGCAGCCTCGTCTACTGGTTCCGCGCCGGCTCCGGCGGCCTGTCCGAGAGCACCTTCGACCCGGCCGAGCTGGTCTCGACCCTGTGGGGCACGCTGCGCCTCGCCGTGCTCGCCGGCCTCGTGTCGGTCGTCGCGGCCTTCCCGGTGGCGTGGCTCATCGCCCGCCGGCGCTCGTGGCTGTCGGTGCTGGTCGAGCGCGCCACCTACGTCGCGTCATCCCTGCCCGGTGTCGTCATCGCCCTCGCCCTGGTCACCCTCGCCGTCCGGTACGCCCGGCCCGTGTACCAGACCGCGGCGGTGCTCGTCGCGGCATACGTCGTGCTGTTCATCCCGCGCGCGATGGTGAGCATCCGCGCTTCGCTCGCGCAGGCGCCGGAGGAGCTCACCGACGCGGCACGCGCGCTGGGCGACCGGCCGCTGCGGGCGTTCCTGCGGGTGACGCTGCCGCTGACCGCGCCGGGTGTGCTCGCCGGGTTCGCGATGGTGTTCATCGCGACGTCGACCGAGCTCACCGCGACGCTGCTGCTCGCGCCGACGGGCACGCAGACGCTGGCGACGGCGTTCTGGAGCGCGAGTGAGAGCATCGACTACGCGGGTGCAGCACCGTATGCCGCGGCGCTGGTGCTCGTGTCCGCCCCCCTAACCTACCTGTTGCTGCGACGGAACGACGAGGAGCCTGCACTGTGACCACGCTGCGCATCGAGGGGGTGGCCGCGTCCTACGACGGCCGGCCCGTCCTGCACGGCCTCGACCTGCAGGTGCCGTCCGGGACGACGACGGCGATCCTCGGGCCGTCGGGCTGCGGCAAGACCACGCTGCTGCGCGTCATCGCCGGCTTCCAGCCCGCCGACGAGGGCACCGTGACCCTGGGCGACACCGTCGTCGTCGGCCCCGGCCGCTGGGTGGCCCCCGAGCGCCGCGGCATCGGCTACGTCGCGCAGGAGGGCAACCTCTTCCCGCACCTGACCGTCGGGCAGAACGTCTCCTACGGCCTGCCGCGGGCGGCCCGCCGTGCCGGTGAGCGCGTGGCCGAGCTGCTTGAGCTCGTCGGCCTCACCCCCGACCTCGCGGCCCGTCGTCCGGACCAGCTGTCCGGCGGCCAGCAGCAGCGCGTCGCCCTCGCCCGCGCGCTGGCCCGCAAGCCCACGCTGGTCCTGCTGGACGAGCCGTTCTCCTCCCTCGACGCCGGGCTCCGCGCCACGACCCGCGAGGCGGTGTCGGACGCCCTGGCCCACGAGGACGTCACCGTCGTCCTCGTCACCCACGACCAGGCCGAGGCGCTGTCGTTCGCCGACCAGGTCGCGATCATGCACGAGGGACGGTTCTCCCAGGTCGGGACGCCGTCGCAGGTCTACGCCACCCCGACCGACCGGCACGCGGCCGCCTTCCTCGGCGACGCGGTGTTCCTGCGTGGCCGCGCCGACGGCACCTCGGTCGTCACCGCGCTCGGCACCCTGCCGGTGCACCAGCCGGCCCCGGCCGGCACGGTGGACGTGCTGCTGCGCCCGGAGCAGATCCAGCTGCGGGCGATGTCGCCGGGCACCCCCTGCGCCGAGGTCGTCTCAACGACCTACTTCGGCCACGACGCGCTCGTCGCCCTGCGGCTGCAGGCCGACCGCACCGTCGTCACCGCCCGCGTCAACGGCCACGAGGTCCCGCCCGCCGGCTC is a window from the Phycicoccus sp. M110.8 genome containing:
- a CDS encoding ABC transporter ATP-binding protein, producing MTTLRIEGVAASYDGRPVLHGLDLQVPSGTTTAILGPSGCGKTTLLRVIAGFQPADEGTVTLGDTVVVGPGRWVAPERRGIGYVAQEGNLFPHLTVGQNVSYGLPRAARRAGERVAELLELVGLTPDLAARRPDQLSGGQQQRVALARALARKPTLVLLDEPFSSLDAGLRATTREAVSDALAHEDVTVVLVTHDQAEALSFADQVAIMHEGRFSQVGTPSQVYATPTDRHAAAFLGDAVFLRGRADGTSVVTALGTLPVHQPAPAGTVDVLLRPEQIQLRAMSPGTPCAEVVSTTYFGHDALVALRLQADRTVVTARVNGHEVPPAGSIVGLSVVGQARAFAG
- a CDS encoding iron ABC transporter permease, which produces MTVAALAVAALCVVPLVVVVVKAFDVGPAAAWDLLWRPRVGELLRNTAGLVVCTVALTTVLGIATAWLVERTSLPGARFWRVLMVAPLAVPAFVNSYAWVTVRPDLQGLNGAVLVTTLSYFPFVFLPVAAVLRGLDQSLEDSARSLGLGPWRAFFRAVLPQLRPAALGGMLLVSLHLLSEFGVLAMLRFPTFTTAILEQFQVAFSNSAGSLLALVLIALCLALLTAEQLLRGTTRYARLGRGTTRRALPARLGRWTVPALAGMALLTVLALGVPLGSLVYWFRAGSGGLSESTFDPAELVSTLWGTLRLAVLAGLVSVVAAFPVAWLIARRRSWLSVLVERATYVASSLPGVVIALALVTLAVRYARPVYQTAAVLVAAYVVLFIPRAMVSIRASLAQAPEELTDAARALGDRPLRAFLRVTLPLTAPGVLAGFAMVFIATSTELTATLLLAPTGTQTLATAFWSASESIDYAGAAPYAAALVLVSAPLTYLLLRRNDEEPAL
- a CDS encoding iron ABC transporter substrate-binding protein; its protein translation is MLPRRTVLVALASTAALALTACGSGSLEAKGSLDPDKLTIYSAQHENLTQAWAKKFQEKTGIKVQIRYGSDSSMGAQIVQEGSKSPADVFLTENSPAMTTVQNAGLLAKVDPATIAQVGAAYHPSSNDWVGIAARSTVLVYNPSKISEAQLPKSIMDLADPAWKGKWGAAAGGADFQAIVSAILATQGEQKTAAWLKGLKDGAQVYQNNIAVMKAVNAGQVPVGIMYHYYWYRDQALTKAGSKNTKLLYFRHQDPGAFVSISGGGVLKSSKHAANAQKFLAFVTSKEGQQMLATSDAKEYAVGNGVASDKALEPLDSLEAPKVDPYTLNGPKVIELMTQAGIL
- the dnaG gene encoding DNA primase — protein: MAGRIKTDDIALVKERSSIEDVVREHVTLRPAGPGSMKGLCPFHDEKTPSFTIRPAVGAWHCFGCGEGGDVISFVQKVEHLTFTESVERLAGKLGLELHYEEGGRPRDGESLGRRSRLVEAHRAAQEFYLERLLESQEARIGRDFLRERGFGGDAARRFGVGFAPRGGEELSRHLRAKGFSDEELVLGGLSGRGSRGTYDRFRGRLVWPIRDITGDTVGFGARRLYDDDRIAAKYLNTSETPIYKKSTVLYGLDLAKKAIAAERKAVVVEGYTDVMACHLAGVEGAVASCGTAFGVDHIKVLRRIMRDEADLAPARVVFTFDGDAAGQKAAMKAFAEDQRWASQSFVAVAEGGMDPCELRIAQGDDAVRHLVDDAVPMFEFAVRTTIARFDMSTAEGRVQAMRAAAPIVNSIRDSSMRPEYVRTVAGWIGVEVEQVQAEVARAGRIAARDAQKDSGPSASLPDADAVPEPSEQEARAALPPPDLRDPVVFAERQLLQTVLQYPSSFSAADLDAIEPTAFTAPAHRAVFDGIRGAGGPQPGLSAKAWADRVTEAAPLSVRGLVAELAVAALPTRMDKATGLPERRYVDALLVRVQEVTLTRKIADAMSAMRRMAADPHSDPARARALSAELQDLQRELAQLRERAS